From the genome of Castor canadensis chromosome 4, mCasCan1.hap1v2, whole genome shotgun sequence, one region includes:
- the Ctdsp1 gene encoding carboxy-terminal domain RNA polymerase II polypeptide A small phosphatase 1 isoform X2 produces MEGEWEWTTGPQALAVLSRSCSGDQKSASSQKPRNRGFLHSLFCCVCRDDGEALPAHSGAPLLVEENGAIPKQTPVQYLLPEAKAQDSDKICVVIDLDETLVHSSFKPVNNADFIIPVEIDGVVHQVYVLKRPHVDEFLQRMGELFECVLFTASLAKYADPVADLLDKWGAFRARLFRESCVFHRGNYVKDLSRLGRDLRRVLILDNSPASYVFHPDNAVPVASWFDNMSDTELHDLLPFFEQLSRVDDVYSVLRQPRPGS; encoded by the exons ATGGAGGGAGAGTGGGAGTGGACGACGGGACCCCAGGCCCTGGCTGTCCTGAGCAGGAGCTGCTCAG GTGACCAGAAGTCAGCCTCTTCCCAGAAGCCCCGAAACCGGGGCTTCCTCCACTCTCTCTTCTGCTGTGTCTGCCGAGATGATGGGGAAGCCTTGCCTGCCCACAGTGGGGCTCCCCTGCTCGTGGAGGAGAATGGCGCCATCCCCAAG CAGACCCCTGTCCAGTACCTGCTTCCCGAGGCCAAGGCCCAAGACTCAGACAAGATCTGCGTGGTCATCGACCTGGACGAGACCCTGGTGCACAGCTCCTTCAAG CCAGTGAACAACGCTGACTTCATCATCCCCGTGGAGATTGATGGGGTGGTCCACCAG GTCTATGTGCTGAAGCGGCCTCATGTGGACGAATTCTTACAGCGAATGGGCGAGCTGTTTGAGTGTGTGCTGTTCACCGCCAGCCTTGCCAAG TACGCAGACCCAGTAGCTGACCTGCTGGACAAGTGGGGGGCTTTCCGGGCCCGGCTGTTTCGGGAGTCCTGCGTCTTCCACCGGGGGAACTATGTGAAAGACCTGAGCAGGCTGGGCCGAGACCTCCGGCGAGTGCTCATTCTGGACAATTCACCCGCCTCCTATGTCTTCCATCCCGACAACGCA GTACCTGTGGCCTCATGGTTTGACAACATGAGTGACACTGAGCTCCATGACCTCCTACCCTTCTTCGAGCAACTAAGCCGTGTGGACGACGTATACTCAGTGCTCAGGCAGCCAAGGCCTGGGAGCTAG
- the Vil1 gene encoding villin-1 produces the protein MTQLSTQVKGSLNITTPGLQIWRIEAMQMVPVPSSTFGSFFDGDCYIVLAIHKTGSNLSYDIHFWIGNDSSQDEQGAAAIYTTQMDDYLKGRAVQHREVQGNESETFRSYFKQGLVIKKGGVASGMKQVETNASNVQRLLHVKGKRNVVAGEVEMSWKSFNRGDVFLLDLGKLIVQWNGPESNRMERLRGMTLAKEIRDQERGGRTYVGVVDGEKEKESPELMAVMNHVLGERRELKAAVPDTVVEPALKASLKLYHVSDSEGKLVVREVATRPLTQDLLSHEDCYILDQGGLKIYVWKGKKANEQEKKGAMSQALNFIKAKQYPPSTQVEVQNDGAESAIFQQLFQKWTVPNQSSGLGKTHTVGSVAKVEQVKFDAMSMHVQPQVAAQQKIVDDGSGEVQVWRIEDLELVPVDSKWLGHFFGGDCYLLLYTYLIGEKQHYLLYVWQGSQASQDEIAASAYQAVILDQKYNDEPVQIRVPMGKEPPHLMSIFKGRMVVYQGGTSRANNTEPVPSTRLFQVQGTNANNTKAFEVKPRATCLNSNDVFILKTQSCCYLWCGKGCSGDEREMAKMVADTISRTEKQVVVEGQEPANFWVALGGKAPYANTKRLQEENLAISPRLFECSNQTGRFLATEIPDFNQDDLEEDDVFLLDVWDQVFFWIGKNANEEEKKAAATTVQEYLKTHPSGRDPETPIIVVKQGHEPPTFTGWFFAWDPFKWSNTKSYEDLKAELGNSGNWGQIAADITSPKADVFTASTNLSSGPLPIFPLEQLVNKSVEELPEGVDPSRKEEHLSVEDFTKALGMTPAAFSALPRWKQQNLKKEKGLF, from the exons ATGACCCAACTAAGCACCCAAGTCAAAGGCTCTCTCAATATCACCACTCCAGGGTTGCAGATATGGAGGATCGAG GCCATGCAGATGGTACCCGTTCCTTCCAGCACCTTTGGGAGCTTCTTTGATGGTGACTGCTACATAGTCTTGGCT ATCCACAAGACTGGCAGCAACCTCTCTTATGACATCCACTTCTGGATTGGCAATGACTCGTCCCAGGATGAGCAGGGGGCAGCTGCCATCTATACCACACAGATGGACGACTACCTGAAAGGCCGGGCTGTCCAGCACCGGGAGGTCCAGGGCAACGAGAGTGAGACCTTCCGAAGCTACTTCAAGCAGGGCCTTGT GATCAAGAAAGGGGGAGTGGCTTCTGGCATGAAGCAGGTGGAGACCAATGCCAGCAATGTCCAGCGGCTGCTCCACGTCAAGGGCAAGAGGAACGTCGTGGCCGGAGAG GTGGAGAtgtcctggaagagtttcaaccgAGGGGACGTTTTCTTGCTGGACCTCGGGAAGCTGATTGTCCAGTGGAATGGGCCTGAGAGCAACCGCATGGAGAGGCTTAGG GGCATGACCCTGGCCAAGGAGATCCGAGACCAGGAGCGAGGTGGGCGCACCTACGTGGGTGTGGTAGacggggagaaggagaaggagtcCCCAGAGCTGATGGCGGTGATGAATCACGTGCTTGGCGAGCGCAGGGAACTGAAGGCAGCAGTGCCTGATACGGTCGTGGAGCCTGCACTCAAGGCTTCCCTCAAGTTGTATCA TGTGTCTGACTCGGAGGGAAAACTGGTGGTTAGGGAAGTCGCCACACGACCACTCACACAGGACCTACTCAGCCATGAG GACTGTTACATCCTGGACCAGGGGGGCCTGAAGATCTACGTGTGGAAAGGGAAGAAGGCCAACGAGCAGGAGAAGAAGGGAGCCATGAGCCAGGCCCTG AACTTCATCAAAGCCAAACAGTACCCACCAAGCACACAGGTGGAGGTGCAGAATGATGGGGCTGAGTCAGCCATCTTCCAGCAGCTCTTCCAGAAGTGGACAGTGCCCAACCAGTCTTCAGGCCTGGGCAAAACCCACACCGTGGGCTCTGTGG CCAAGGTGGAGCAGGTGAAGTTTGATGCCATGTCTATGCATGTACAGCCTCAGGTGGCCGCCCAGCAGAAGATCGTGGATGATGGGAGTGGAGAGGTGCAG GTGTGGCGTATTGAGGACCTAGAATTGGTGCCTGTGGATTCCAAGTGGCTGGGCCACTTCTTCGGGGGTGACTGCTACCTGCTGCTCTATACCTATCTCATTGGCGAGAAGCAGCACTACCTACTCTACGTCTGGCAG GGCAGCCAGGCCAGTCAGGATGAAATCGCAGCCTCGGCCTATCAAGCTGTCATCCTGGACCAGAAGTACAATGATGAACCCGTCCAGATCCGGGTCCCGATGGGCAAGGAGCCACCCCACCTCATGTCTATCTTCAAGGGACGCATGGTGGTCTACCAG GGAGGTACCTCTCGAGCTAACAACACAGAGCCTGTGCCTTCCACAAGGCTGTTCCAGGTCCAGGGAACGAATGCCAACAACACTAAGGCCTTTGAGGTCAAACCCCGGGCCACATGCCTCAACTCTAATGATGTCTTCATCCTCAAGACCCAGTCCTGCTGCTACCTGTGGTGTGGAAAG GGCTGCAGCGGGGATGAACGGGAGATGGCCAAGATGGTTGCAGATACCATCTCTCGGACAGAGAAGCAAGTGGTGGTGGAGGGGCAGGAGCCAGCCAACTTCTGGGTGGCCCTAGGTGGAAAGGCCCCCTACGCTAACACCAAAAG ACTACAGGAGGAAAACCTCGCCATTAGCCCCCGGCTCTTTGAATGCTCCAACCAGACTGGGCGCTTCCTGGCCACAGAGATCCCTGACTTCAATCAGGATGATTTGGAAGAGGATGATGTGTTCCTGCTGGATGTCTGGGACCAG GTTTTCTTCTGGATAGGGAAGAACGCCaatgaggaggagaagaaggctgCAGCCACCACTGTGCAGGAATACCTCAAGACCCACCCCAGCGGCCGCGACCCTGAGACCCCCATCATCGTGGTGAAGCAGGGACATGAGCCTCCCACCTTCACGGGCTGGTTCTTTGCTTGGGATCCCTTCAAGTGGAGT AACACCAAATCCTATGAAGACCTGAAGGCAGAGCTTGGAAACTCTGGGAACTGGGGCCAGATCGCTGCT GATATCACAAGCCCCAAGGCGGATGTATTCACTGCCA
- the Ctdsp1 gene encoding carboxy-terminal domain RNA polymerase II polypeptide A small phosphatase 1 isoform X3, giving the protein MDSSAVITQISKEEARGPLRGKGDQKSASSQKPRNRGFLHSLFCCVCRDDGEALPAHSGAPLLVEENGAIPKTPVQYLLPEAKAQDSDKICVVIDLDETLVHSSFKPVNNADFIIPVEIDGVVHQVYVLKRPHVDEFLQRMGELFECVLFTASLAKYADPVADLLDKWGAFRARLFRESCVFHRGNYVKDLSRLGRDLRRVLILDNSPASYVFHPDNAVPVASWFDNMSDTELHDLLPFFEQLSRVDDVYSVLRQPRPGS; this is encoded by the exons ATGGACAGCTCGGCCGTCATTACTCAGATCAGCAAGGAGGAGGCGCGGGGCCCGCTGCGGGGCAAAG GTGACCAGAAGTCAGCCTCTTCCCAGAAGCCCCGAAACCGGGGCTTCCTCCACTCTCTCTTCTGCTGTGTCTGCCGAGATGATGGGGAAGCCTTGCCTGCCCACAGTGGGGCTCCCCTGCTCGTGGAGGAGAATGGCGCCATCCCCAAG ACCCCTGTCCAGTACCTGCTTCCCGAGGCCAAGGCCCAAGACTCAGACAAGATCTGCGTGGTCATCGACCTGGACGAGACCCTGGTGCACAGCTCCTTCAAG CCAGTGAACAACGCTGACTTCATCATCCCCGTGGAGATTGATGGGGTGGTCCACCAG GTCTATGTGCTGAAGCGGCCTCATGTGGACGAATTCTTACAGCGAATGGGCGAGCTGTTTGAGTGTGTGCTGTTCACCGCCAGCCTTGCCAAG TACGCAGACCCAGTAGCTGACCTGCTGGACAAGTGGGGGGCTTTCCGGGCCCGGCTGTTTCGGGAGTCCTGCGTCTTCCACCGGGGGAACTATGTGAAAGACCTGAGCAGGCTGGGCCGAGACCTCCGGCGAGTGCTCATTCTGGACAATTCACCCGCCTCCTATGTCTTCCATCCCGACAACGCA GTACCTGTGGCCTCATGGTTTGACAACATGAGTGACACTGAGCTCCATGACCTCCTACCCTTCTTCGAGCAACTAAGCCGTGTGGACGACGTATACTCAGTGCTCAGGCAGCCAAGGCCTGGGAGCTAG
- the Ctdsp1 gene encoding carboxy-terminal domain RNA polymerase II polypeptide A small phosphatase 1 isoform X1 gives MDSSAVITQISKEEARGPLRGKGDQKSASSQKPRNRGFLHSLFCCVCRDDGEALPAHSGAPLLVEENGAIPKQTPVQYLLPEAKAQDSDKICVVIDLDETLVHSSFKPVNNADFIIPVEIDGVVHQVYVLKRPHVDEFLQRMGELFECVLFTASLAKYADPVADLLDKWGAFRARLFRESCVFHRGNYVKDLSRLGRDLRRVLILDNSPASYVFHPDNAVPVASWFDNMSDTELHDLLPFFEQLSRVDDVYSVLRQPRPGS, from the exons ATGGACAGCTCGGCCGTCATTACTCAGATCAGCAAGGAGGAGGCGCGGGGCCCGCTGCGGGGCAAAG GTGACCAGAAGTCAGCCTCTTCCCAGAAGCCCCGAAACCGGGGCTTCCTCCACTCTCTCTTCTGCTGTGTCTGCCGAGATGATGGGGAAGCCTTGCCTGCCCACAGTGGGGCTCCCCTGCTCGTGGAGGAGAATGGCGCCATCCCCAAG CAGACCCCTGTCCAGTACCTGCTTCCCGAGGCCAAGGCCCAAGACTCAGACAAGATCTGCGTGGTCATCGACCTGGACGAGACCCTGGTGCACAGCTCCTTCAAG CCAGTGAACAACGCTGACTTCATCATCCCCGTGGAGATTGATGGGGTGGTCCACCAG GTCTATGTGCTGAAGCGGCCTCATGTGGACGAATTCTTACAGCGAATGGGCGAGCTGTTTGAGTGTGTGCTGTTCACCGCCAGCCTTGCCAAG TACGCAGACCCAGTAGCTGACCTGCTGGACAAGTGGGGGGCTTTCCGGGCCCGGCTGTTTCGGGAGTCCTGCGTCTTCCACCGGGGGAACTATGTGAAAGACCTGAGCAGGCTGGGCCGAGACCTCCGGCGAGTGCTCATTCTGGACAATTCACCCGCCTCCTATGTCTTCCATCCCGACAACGCA GTACCTGTGGCCTCATGGTTTGACAACATGAGTGACACTGAGCTCCATGACCTCCTACCCTTCTTCGAGCAACTAAGCCGTGTGGACGACGTATACTCAGTGCTCAGGCAGCCAAGGCCTGGGAGCTAG